In candidate division KSB1 bacterium, the following proteins share a genomic window:
- a CDS encoding 4Fe-4S dicluster domain-containing protein produces MAYITAKEEKLSPETIRVLNTVLDIKEPPVARCRLLSRGIEPYHRLYLPPNVQIDGDRACIACGNCIDSCPVLRREPDRRARTVQRTSFALEVLVAEDCEQCYACVMACPQVDTGIKDFVVEERVVEVIPQKKALKWLDNYFMVFVALIIGIVIGVFITW; encoded by the coding sequence GTGGCTTATATAACCGCAAAAGAAGAAAAGTTAAGTCCCGAGACCATCCGAGTGCTCAATACTGTTCTGGATATTAAAGAACCGCCAGTAGCTCGTTGTCGGTTGCTTTCGAGAGGGATCGAGCCGTATCATCGGCTTTATTTGCCACCGAATGTTCAAATCGATGGTGATCGGGCATGTATTGCTTGTGGCAATTGCATCGACTCCTGTCCCGTGCTCAGGCGAGAGCCCGATCGACGGGCAAGAACCGTGCAGCGGACTTCGTTTGCACTGGAAGTGCTGGTGGCTGAGGACTGCGAGCAATGTTACGCCTGCGTCATGGCCTGTCCTCAGGTGGATACAGGGATCAAAGATTTTGTGGTGGAGGAAAGGGTGGTAGAAGTGATTCCGCAGAAGAAAGCGTTGAAGTGGTTGGACAACTATTTTATGGTTTTTGTGGCGTTGATTATCGGAATTGTGATTGGGGTTTTTATAACATGGTAA
- the nrfD gene encoding polysulfide reductase NrfD, translating to MTELLYDVDHQVTFRWLIALYFYFTGMSAGSFVISTLAYGFGMTKFKPAGKVGVVMATVLLFIAPVMLLLQVGWPVRSIWNHFTYLNFHSPMTYGAFLLVAYPINCVIYAYFMFKGDMKHTKIFGLIGIPLAITVHGYTGFILAFGKARAFWNTALMPFLFLVSAVVSGLALMILILMIKDRFFSKEKKVNTEIVYTLASMLGWMIVFDLFLVFCDISTLSISHAEAKETAHLILFGEMSPLFLGIENLFGKIIPMIIVLTPKFRNIKTIAIACAFVVVGILFMRFVVVYGGQALPII from the coding sequence ATGACCGAGCTGCTATACGATGTTGATCATCAGGTTACTTTTCGCTGGTTGATCGCCCTGTATTTTTACTTCACAGGTATGAGCGCTGGGTCATTCGTCATCTCCACCCTGGCGTACGGCTTCGGCATGACCAAATTCAAGCCCGCTGGCAAAGTCGGCGTGGTGATGGCCACGGTGCTGCTATTTATTGCCCCAGTGATGCTGCTGCTTCAGGTCGGTTGGCCTGTTCGCTCGATCTGGAACCATTTCACTTATTTGAATTTTCACTCGCCGATGACTTACGGCGCCTTCCTGCTCGTGGCTTATCCGATCAACTGCGTAATTTACGCTTATTTCATGTTCAAAGGCGACATGAAGCATACCAAAATTTTCGGTTTAATCGGTATCCCATTGGCAATCACAGTTCATGGTTACACAGGATTTATTTTAGCGTTCGGCAAAGCTCGTGCCTTCTGGAATACGGCGCTGATGCCGTTCCTGTTTCTCGTCTCTGCTGTGGTCTCTGGCCTTGCATTGATGATCCTGATTTTGATGATCAAAGATCGATTCTTTTCGAAAGAAAAGAAGGTTAATACCGAAATCGTTTATACATTGGCTAGCATGTTGGGCTGGATGATTGTGTTCGATCTGTTTCTGGTTTTTTGTGATATTTCGACGCTGTCGATTTCCCATGCCGAGGCCAAGGAGACCGCTCATCTGATTTTATTTGGCGAAATGAGCCCGCTATTTTTGGGGATCGAAAATTTATTTGGCAAAATTATCCCGATGATCATTGTGCTGACGCCGAAATTCCGAAACATCAAGACCATTGCCATCGCCTGTGCATTTGTAGTGGTTGGAATTTTGTTCATGCGGTTTGTGGTCGTTTACGGTGGTCAGGCACTGCCTATTATATAA
- a CDS encoding nucleotide excision repair endonuclease yields MKEKIYQYLKNKAEAVTTNELIRHFFHVPNSYPSQFEMILSSLLKDDPRFIFDSSGYWRIRLQSEQPNLSGMTFSLIDVESIQLSRGHVIPIALGVVLLKDGSELKREIFRLPSQEKYGSQLRRSISVLSNPFATAPRIEQHIDALYQELQNTILVSDWSGKKLAILNVWFRLILGVELELERLSLISLARLLSPKNKIKSLSDIAVSLAMVYSEPLELNARLDLMKELTWHFIHQLDRLSLRSWSDVKNFVERAKTWVNFSRYYFDQDFIRKLPDRPGVYFMKDRLGNVFYVGKAKNLRARVESYFINRLDLDEKGRTILDQIADLSYEVVGSELEALLLENHYINEYHPTLNTQLNVHSISTPPREKRRVIAFLPGLSEKEIVLFLAVGNERLVKLSLDREQSNWQGLLCELDHIFGHDNDRTSDYSSEQIEIFWRWFDLNQNWVNFINLEQCTTSDHCLELIKRYCADPQLFLEKIHYR; encoded by the coding sequence ATGAAAGAAAAAATTTACCAATATCTCAAGAACAAAGCGGAAGCTGTCACCACCAACGAGTTGATTCGGCATTTCTTTCATGTTCCGAATTCATATCCCTCACAATTCGAAATGATTTTGTCCTCACTTCTCAAAGATGATCCTCGCTTTATTTTCGATAGCAGTGGATACTGGCGGATTCGGTTACAATCCGAGCAGCCAAATTTGTCTGGTATGACTTTTTCGTTAATTGATGTCGAATCAATTCAGCTCAGCCGCGGCCACGTGATCCCCATCGCTCTTGGGGTCGTTTTGTTGAAAGATGGTTCTGAGCTCAAACGTGAAATCTTTAGGCTTCCATCACAAGAGAAATATGGCTCGCAGTTGAGGCGATCGATATCGGTACTCAGCAACCCGTTTGCCACCGCTCCTCGAATTGAGCAACATATTGACGCGCTTTATCAGGAGCTGCAAAATACCATCTTGGTGAGCGATTGGTCAGGGAAGAAACTGGCAATATTGAATGTTTGGTTTCGGCTTATTCTTGGTGTTGAACTCGAACTCGAGCGCCTCTCTTTAATCAGCCTAGCTCGTTTACTATCTCCAAAAAACAAAATTAAATCGCTCTCTGATATTGCAGTTTCCTTAGCAATGGTTTATTCGGAACCTTTGGAATTGAATGCAAGGCTTGATTTAATGAAAGAATTGACATGGCACTTTATTCATCAGCTTGATCGCCTGTCTCTGCGATCGTGGTCGGATGTGAAGAATTTCGTGGAGCGCGCCAAAACTTGGGTGAATTTTTCTCGCTACTATTTTGATCAAGATTTCATTAGAAAGTTACCTGATCGACCTGGCGTTTATTTCATGAAAGATCGTTTGGGCAATGTCTTTTACGTGGGCAAAGCGAAAAATCTGAGGGCGCGGGTAGAAAGTTATTTTATCAATCGGCTTGATTTGGATGAAAAGGGAAGGACCATTCTGGATCAGATCGCTGATTTGAGCTATGAGGTGGTTGGTTCGGAGTTGGAAGCGTTGTTATTAGAGAATCATTATATCAACGAATATCACCCGACACTGAACACGCAGTTAAATGTGCATTCAATTTCCACCCCACCAAGGGAGAAACGAAGGGTAATCGCATTTTTGCCTGGGCTCTCAGAGAAAGAAATCGTGCTGTTTTTAGCCGTGGGTAATGAGAGATTGGTCAAGTTGTCGCTCGACCGAGAACAATCGAATTGGCAGGGGTTACTGTGTGAATTGGACCATATTTTCGGTCATGATAATGATCGCACGAGCGATTATTCGAGCGAACAAATTGAAATCTTTTGGCGGTGGTTCGATTTAAATCAAAATTGGGTTAATTTTATCAATCTGGAACAATGCACCACCAGTGACCACTGTCTGGAACTGATCAAGCGATACTGCGCAGATCCGCAATTATTTTTGGAGAAAATCCACTATCGTTGA
- a CDS encoding deoxyhypusine synthase family protein, whose protein sequence is MDRTKFPICEFIFRNYHNFNARALRNALVAYWHHIAKGGKMFWAMAGAMSTAQLGISLAPAIRAGLVHGLSVTGANLEESLFRLVAHHSYRDFPDYRYFTKDDDTKILEAGMRRVTDTSIPEDEAFRAVEQIIVPMWKAATQKGQSRFWHEYFYELVLGLDENQFEGPAEECWLLAAAEANLTLVVPGYEDSTFGNIFASYVKTGECSASIAKSGIEYMVAFYDQYRELSQGPGVGFFQIGGGIAGDFPICVVPSIKYDLREQVKPWAYFCQISDSTTSYGSYSGATPNEKITWDKLTRDTPMFVIESDATIVVPLMLNALLECKQNPDEANRLFAKYA, encoded by the coding sequence ATTGATCGCACCAAATTTCCGATCTGTGAATTCATTTTCCGAAACTACCATAATTTTAATGCCCGGGCATTGCGAAATGCGCTGGTGGCCTACTGGCATCATATTGCCAAGGGAGGAAAAATGTTCTGGGCCATGGCTGGAGCGATGTCTACTGCCCAACTAGGAATCTCTCTCGCCCCAGCGATCCGCGCTGGACTGGTTCACGGCTTATCGGTAACTGGCGCCAACTTAGAAGAATCACTATTCCGATTAGTAGCTCATCACAGTTATCGAGATTTTCCCGATTACCGCTATTTTACCAAAGATGACGATACCAAAATCCTCGAGGCGGGGATGCGACGGGTGACTGATACCAGCATTCCCGAGGATGAAGCGTTTCGCGCTGTCGAGCAGATCATCGTTCCGATGTGGAAAGCTGCCACGCAAAAAGGACAATCTCGATTCTGGCATGAGTATTTTTACGAGTTGGTACTCGGTTTGGATGAAAATCAATTTGAAGGGCCGGCTGAGGAATGCTGGCTGCTCGCTGCTGCTGAGGCAAATTTGACCCTGGTCGTCCCCGGGTATGAAGATTCAACCTTCGGAAATATATTTGCCTCGTACGTGAAGACTGGTGAATGTAGCGCCTCCATCGCGAAATCTGGGATCGAATACATGGTGGCTTTTTATGATCAATATCGGGAACTATCCCAAGGACCTGGGGTGGGATTTTTCCAGATCGGAGGTGGGATTGCAGGAGACTTCCCGATCTGCGTTGTCCCATCGATCAAATATGATCTGCGCGAGCAGGTCAAACCGTGGGCGTATTTCTGTCAGATCTCTGATTCGACTACTTCGTATGGCTCCTATTCTGGCGCAACACCGAATGAAAAAATCACCTGGGATAAGCTCACTCGAGATACACCCATGTTTGTCATCGAATCCGATGCCACCATAGTGGTCCCATTGATGCTCAATGCCCTGTTAGAATGCAAACAAAATCCAGATGAAGCCAATCGATTGTTCGCCAAATATGCCTGA
- a CDS encoding molybdopterin-dependent oxidoreductase: MNKINRRDFLKLGALGATAIQFSGLVPIFGIRGRNVSIFSNDFRKSVATICDLCPARCGVLGFLNYERLAAVQGNPKHLNNRGRICARGIAGMNLVYDPERILYPMKRTGKRGDGKWQKISWDEALNELTMRLKAVQNQNRGEAFVFHADRFQISGLTRRFLDNFKPVTILTDDGYEHPNKTMAQQKTWGESCEVIDAANCRYFLAFGSNPFESHPFFINFNQRLIDGRIDRHARLVTVDPRMSNTAGRSDEWIPIKPGTDAMLALAMANVIMQKNLYNAQFISQWTNVSVADLKSYLAQFTVEKAAEITQVPAETIERIAVEFATTQPGVAFSGGGVVDHVNGVENERCIMLLNAIVGNIDGQGGYCLPRKYQLKDFDPDQKLADEQNPIEFLKSIQSKKQKVDLYFAYKTNPAYEHPDCHFTQSVLKDESLLPFTVVMDTVMSETAALADLVLPATTFLESWSLDSAPSFEMIPFVTLGQPVIQPQGESKPLYELCLSLAQRMGGGFAAMVNHSNVEDYIKAIVTQVPGLAYDRLKKNGIWYQENQKAEYQIYRTRGFNTPSKKFEIAQRRNGLTALPSYQPIQEHIHLAKDELILIPFNVNVMRSDLANAKWLAEIHHANAALINSKTARALKIKPGDDIILESSAGELKVKAHVTEGVHPEIIAIANGCGHWEFGRIARAEKFDSDDPDTKFIWWPKKGKFGVHPNWVIAAATDPMGKGQAWMDTKVKVRKA; encoded by the coding sequence ATGAATAAAATTAATCGTCGTGACTTTTTGAAGCTTGGTGCATTGGGGGCAACGGCGATTCAGTTTAGCGGTTTGGTGCCAATTTTTGGAATCCGAGGCAGAAATGTCTCGATTTTTTCCAATGATTTTCGAAAGAGTGTGGCCACGATTTGTGACCTGTGTCCTGCCCGCTGCGGAGTGCTGGGATTTCTCAATTATGAGCGATTGGCAGCCGTTCAGGGGAATCCGAAGCATCTCAATAATCGGGGTCGCATTTGCGCCCGTGGGATTGCAGGCATGAACCTGGTCTATGATCCCGAGCGGATTTTATATCCAATGAAGCGAACAGGAAAGCGGGGTGATGGCAAATGGCAAAAGATCAGTTGGGACGAGGCGCTGAATGAACTAACGATGAGGCTCAAAGCTGTTCAGAACCAGAATAGGGGAGAGGCGTTCGTCTTTCATGCCGATCGCTTTCAAATTTCAGGTTTGACCCGAAGATTTCTCGATAATTTTAAACCAGTGACCATTCTAACCGATGATGGTTATGAGCATCCCAATAAGACCATGGCCCAGCAGAAAACCTGGGGTGAGAGCTGCGAAGTGATCGACGCTGCCAATTGCCGCTATTTCCTCGCCTTTGGCAGTAATCCGTTCGAGTCCCATCCGTTCTTCATCAATTTCAATCAGCGGCTCATCGATGGCCGAATCGACCGTCATGCACGATTGGTGACTGTTGATCCTCGGATGTCCAATACTGCGGGGCGAAGTGACGAGTGGATCCCCATCAAGCCTGGCACCGATGCTATGCTCGCCCTGGCCATGGCCAATGTGATTATGCAGAAGAACTTGTACAACGCCCAATTTATCAGCCAATGGACCAATGTTTCGGTGGCTGATTTGAAGAGCTACCTGGCTCAATTTACAGTAGAAAAAGCAGCAGAGATCACCCAGGTTCCTGCCGAGACCATCGAAAGGATTGCTGTGGAATTTGCCACTACGCAGCCTGGTGTGGCGTTCTCTGGCGGCGGTGTGGTCGATCATGTTAACGGCGTCGAAAACGAGCGCTGCATCATGCTGCTCAATGCCATCGTGGGCAACATCGATGGGCAGGGAGGCTATTGTCTGCCCAGAAAATATCAGCTCAAAGATTTCGATCCAGATCAGAAATTGGCTGACGAGCAAAATCCAATTGAGTTTCTCAAATCGATTCAAAGCAAGAAGCAAAAGGTCGATCTCTATTTTGCTTATAAAACCAATCCCGCTTACGAGCATCCCGATTGCCATTTTACCCAATCGGTGCTGAAAGATGAATCGCTGTTGCCGTTCACCGTGGTGATGGATACGGTAATGAGCGAGACGGCGGCGCTAGCGGATCTGGTTTTGCCCGCCACCACGTTTCTCGAGAGCTGGTCCCTGGATTCGGCGCCGTCGTTCGAAATGATCCCGTTTGTGACATTGGGGCAGCCAGTGATCCAGCCGCAGGGAGAATCGAAGCCACTGTACGAATTATGCTTGTCGCTGGCGCAGCGGATGGGCGGTGGCTTTGCAGCGATGGTGAACCATTCCAATGTTGAAGACTACATCAAAGCAATTGTCACACAAGTTCCAGGATTAGCCTATGATCGGCTGAAGAAAAATGGTATCTGGTATCAGGAAAATCAGAAAGCGGAATATCAGATTTATCGAACTCGGGGCTTCAATACCCCATCAAAGAAATTCGAGATCGCCCAGCGGCGCAATGGTTTGACTGCCTTGCCGAGCTATCAGCCGATCCAGGAGCATATCCATCTAGCCAAGGATGAATTGATTTTAATCCCATTCAATGTCAATGTGATGCGGTCTGATCTGGCCAATGCCAAATGGCTGGCGGAGATCCATCATGCCAATGCGGCGTTGATCAATTCGAAGACGGCTCGAGCGCTAAAGATCAAACCAGGGGATGATATTATTTTAGAATCGTCGGCAGGGGAGTTGAAAGTTAAAGCGCATGTGACCGAAGGAGTGCATCCTGAAATCATCGCTATCGCAAATGGCTGTGGGCATTGGGAATTTGGCAGGATTGCCCGAGCCGAAAAATTTGATAGCGATGATCCTGACACCAAGTTTATCTGGTGGCCGAAGAAAGGCAAATTTGGAGTTCATCCCAATTGGGTCATTGCAGCGGCTACCGACCCTATGGGCAAGGGACAAGCTTGGATGGATACGAAGGTGAAGGTGAGAAAGGCATAA
- a CDS encoding PQQ-binding-like beta-propeller repeat protein — translation MRLLAQFKSFLRLSFIAVIMLLNCARIRIDFATLPDFEASNWERFAGDWARTNQHSGQFRLPLQLKWKYNASGTVGTAILAVDGIAYFTTMDGRLIALDIVTGKKIGHRKIGVDATCVYHDSCLFIALRYGDKTLYKYQLNKGKFLWKIDAGDIATEPLVVDQYIIVTALYNHVDLYHISNGVRLWQTKTDDQIRSSPAYRNGVIVFGCDDGNVYAVNPSDGKIRWKFKTSASVTATPAIGDSVVYVGSSDNHFYAIHLCSGKLIWQFATNGQILQASAVNDSLVIFGSSDGQLYCLNRATGTLRWSFPAKSIISTAPLIAGSFVLFGSLDQHYYAIDLATGSERWKYKTNGRVRTAPVIWKNYLIAGSENNELYIFSFAEEK, via the coding sequence GTGAGGCTACTTGCTCAATTCAAATCATTTCTGCGGCTCAGCTTTATCGCTGTGATCATGTTGCTAAATTGTGCAAGGATTCGGATCGACTTCGCAACACTTCCAGATTTTGAAGCGTCTAATTGGGAACGGTTTGCCGGGGATTGGGCAAGGACCAATCAACATTCGGGTCAGTTTCGCTTGCCTCTGCAACTGAAATGGAAATATAACGCCTCTGGTACAGTGGGAACTGCAATTTTAGCCGTCGATGGCATTGCCTACTTTACCACGATGGATGGCCGACTCATCGCGCTGGATATCGTCACAGGGAAAAAAATCGGCCATCGCAAGATCGGTGTCGATGCGACCTGCGTCTATCATGATAGCTGCCTCTTCATCGCGCTTCGTTATGGTGATAAAACTTTGTACAAATATCAACTCAACAAGGGCAAATTTCTTTGGAAAATTGATGCTGGCGACATTGCTACTGAACCGTTAGTCGTCGATCAATACATCATTGTGACCGCGCTTTACAATCACGTCGATCTTTATCATATCTCCAATGGGGTTCGGCTTTGGCAGACCAAAACCGACGACCAGATCCGCTCATCCCCAGCCTATCGAAATGGCGTGATTGTATTCGGCTGTGATGACGGGAATGTTTATGCTGTCAATCCTTCGGATGGAAAAATCCGCTGGAAATTTAAAACCAGCGCTAGCGTAACAGCCACCCCGGCGATCGGCGATAGCGTCGTTTATGTGGGTTCTTCCGATAACCATTTCTACGCTATCCATCTTTGTTCAGGCAAATTAATCTGGCAATTCGCAACAAATGGGCAGATTCTCCAGGCTTCTGCAGTAAATGATAGCCTGGTAATATTCGGTTCCAGCGACGGTCAGCTCTATTGCTTGAATCGAGCTACCGGCACTTTGCGCTGGTCGTTCCCAGCGAAAAGCATAATCAGCACCGCGCCTCTGATCGCTGGCTCTTTCGTTTTATTCGGCTCCTTGGATCAGCATTATTATGCCATCGACCTGGCCACTGGTTCGGAGCGTTGGAAGTATAAAACTAATGGTCGGGTAAGAACGGCCCCAGTGATTTGGAAAAATTATTTGATCGCTGGTTCAGAAAATAATGAGCTTTATATCTTTTCTTTTGCTGAGGAGAAGTGA
- a CDS encoding FAD-binding protein, translating to MPYTPELKNLIKIVEKTRPERVARKKRGEEFPAIPVDQRQEILRKYHPDFIEGTRRPIRVGPSKGYSIANEYVDILETKSRVDPDKINLDEIAMETDVLIIGGGGAGNSAALLAREHGAKVILATKLRNGDANTMMAEGGIQGASKTWKDSPYYHYLDVMGGGHFVNDPELVYTLVTEAPKVLAWLEKLGMIFSKFPDGRLKSMHGGGTSRKRMHYAGDITGAEIMRTLRDEVRNHPDDIKVIEFSPAVEIVLDDQGRAAGAVLYNLETEEYFVVKAKAVILATGGSGRLHIQKFMTTNHYGATGDGLVMGYRAGVPVCFLHTVQYHPTGAVFPEQAEGLLITEKVRGAGANLVNIHGQQFVYEREPRDVEAAAIIRECSPERGNGVPTPTGKFGVWLDSPMIDELHGEGTVRREFPGKHILFRRYGIDISKEPMLIYPTLHYQNGGLEANNKCETCVPGLYVAGEVLGGVHGENRLMGNSLLDVTVFGRIAGMNAAEYIKGYQGNGKLSLEHVKKYNKEVERLGIKDRVGPMLLPDYSNPEVRKRQLTTHYLGTIR from the coding sequence ATGCCATACACACCGGAGCTAAAAAATCTGATCAAAATCGTTGAGAAGACCCGTCCTGAGCGCGTGGCGAGAAAAAAACGCGGGGAAGAGTTTCCTGCGATTCCAGTGGATCAGCGCCAGGAAATCCTGCGGAAATATCACCCTGATTTTATCGAGGGGACACGCCGCCCTATCCGAGTTGGTCCAAGCAAAGGATATAGCATCGCCAATGAATATGTAGACATTCTGGAGACGAAGAGCCGTGTTGACCCGGATAAGATCAATCTTGACGAAATTGCTATGGAGACCGATGTGCTGATCATCGGCGGCGGCGGCGCTGGGAATTCGGCGGCGTTATTAGCCCGGGAGCATGGGGCAAAGGTGATTTTGGCGACCAAGTTGCGCAACGGCGATGCCAATACCATGATGGCCGAAGGCGGGATTCAGGGCGCCAGCAAAACGTGGAAAGACTCGCCCTATTATCATTATTTGGATGTCATGGGTGGCGGTCATTTTGTGAATGATCCAGAGTTGGTTTACACCCTGGTGACTGAAGCGCCGAAGGTTTTGGCTTGGCTGGAGAAGCTGGGCATGATTTTCAGCAAATTCCCCGATGGCCGATTGAAGTCAATGCACGGTGGCGGCACATCGCGCAAGCGGATGCACTATGCTGGAGATATCACCGGTGCCGAAATCATGCGCACACTTCGGGACGAGGTGCGCAATCATCCCGATGACATCAAGGTCATCGAATTCTCGCCTGCGGTTGAAATCGTGCTGGACGATCAAGGCAGAGCGGCTGGTGCAGTGCTTTATAATCTGGAGACTGAAGAATACTTTGTGGTAAAGGCGAAGGCCGTGATTCTTGCAACGGGTGGCTCGGGCAGGTTGCATATTCAAAAATTTATGACTACGAATCATTACGGTGCCACAGGCGATGGGTTGGTAATGGGATATCGCGCTGGTGTGCCTGTATGTTTCTTGCATACAGTTCAGTACCATCCCACGGGAGCAGTATTTCCAGAGCAAGCGGAGGGGCTGCTGATCACAGAAAAGGTGAGAGGAGCCGGAGCAAACTTGGTCAACATTCATGGTCAGCAATTCGTGTATGAGCGCGAACCGCGCGATGTGGAAGCAGCAGCCATCATCAGAGAATGCTCGCCAGAGCGAGGAAATGGGGTGCCAACGCCCACTGGCAAATTCGGTGTCTGGCTCGACTCGCCGATGATTGATGAACTTCATGGCGAAGGGACGGTGCGTCGGGAATTTCCTGGCAAGCATATTCTATTTCGGCGATATGGGATCGATATCTCCAAAGAGCCCATGTTGATCTACCCAACGCTCCATTATCAAAATGGCGGTCTGGAGGCGAACAACAAATGTGAAACCTGTGTTCCTGGGCTTTATGTGGCAGGTGAAGTGTTAGGCGGCGTTCATGGAGAAAATCGACTGATGGGCAACTCACTGCTGGATGTAACTGTTTTTGGACGCATTGCTGGAATGAATGCTGCGGAATACATTAAGGGTTATCAGGGAAACGGGAAGTTGTCGCTGGAGCATGTTAAAAAATATAATAAAGAAGTCGAGAGACTTGGTATTAAGGATCGGGTTGGACCAATGCTATTGCCAGATTATTCCAATCCAGAAGTCCGAAAGCGCCAGTTGACCACCCATTATTTGGGAACTATCCGCTAA
- a CDS encoding 4Fe-4S dicluster domain-containing protein, which translates to MSNTEQNTETKNLIPIFIMGKRYDVPPSLTIQKAMEYAGYQLIRGCGCRGGICGACATIYRFPNDYQLHYGLACQTVVEPYMYITQIPFFPANKAVYDLEQLQPTGETVARLYPEIFKCMGCNNCTKSCPMDIKVMDYVAAAMAGDIKKAAELSFDCVMCGLCAARCPAEEVQYNIAILARRLYGRYILPKAEHLAQRVQEVESGKYETMLQELMKADKATLMKLYKERETEPDNADEMWEPAEKAFL; encoded by the coding sequence ATGAGCAATACCGAACAAAATACAGAAACCAAAAATTTGATTCCGATTTTTATTATGGGTAAGCGGTATGACGTCCCCCCATCGCTGACGATTCAGAAAGCGATGGAGTATGCGGGTTATCAATTGATCCGTGGCTGCGGCTGTCGAGGTGGCATCTGTGGCGCTTGTGCGACGATCTATCGTTTCCCCAACGATTACCAACTGCACTATGGTTTGGCCTGCCAGACAGTGGTCGAGCCGTACATGTACATCACGCAGATTCCGTTTTTCCCTGCCAATAAAGCAGTTTATGATCTGGAGCAGTTGCAGCCGACTGGCGAAACGGTGGCCCGATTGTATCCCGAAATTTTCAAATGCATGGGGTGTAATAACTGCACCAAGAGCTGCCCCATGGACATCAAGGTGATGGATTATGTTGCGGCGGCCATGGCTGGGGATATCAAGAAGGCGGCTGAATTATCGTTCGATTGTGTGATGTGTGGACTCTGTGCAGCGCGCTGCCCTGCGGAAGAAGTGCAATATAATATTGCCATTTTAGCGCGGCGCTTGTATGGTCGATATATTTTGCCCAAGGCAGAGCATTTAGCCCAGCGAGTCCAGGAGGTAGAATCGGGCAAATACGAAACGATGCTTCAGGAACTAATGAAGGCGGACAAAGCTACGCTAATGAAACTCTATAAGGAGCGGGAGACAGAGCCTGATAATGCGGATGAAATGTGGGAGCCTGCGGAAAAAGCATTTCTTTGA
- a CDS encoding PEGA domain-containing protein — protein MFFRHSLSTFISLLICWCFITLDQPVAKCQPADSLGFLNIQTDSLHVEIFLNNKTLGFTPLPILALPAGKYQITASHPNPYIWGNLDWRDSILVVAHDTLIVRPKFKTILTIRTNPFDAAIYLDNELIGHTPLSFPIDLSPDKQLVIKKEGFHDQLVRLSDLKNNSIQIDLIRNQYNWELSQTKYRHQKLIKKYYRSISYSLWGLSIVTGLSTVYFKDQADDYYQKYLVAGSMQQMNRYYSATRRYDRYTYISLAALQACFGLSFYFLMKSLD, from the coding sequence TTGTTCTTTCGTCATTCTTTATCGACATTCATCTCATTGCTCATCTGCTGGTGTTTTATCACGCTGGATCAGCCAGTAGCTAAATGCCAACCAGCCGATAGTCTTGGTTTCCTCAACATCCAGACTGATTCGCTGCATGTGGAGATATTTTTGAACAATAAAACACTGGGCTTTACCCCGTTGCCGATCCTCGCACTCCCAGCCGGTAAATATCAGATCACCGCCAGCCATCCCAATCCATATATATGGGGCAATCTCGATTGGCGAGATAGCATTTTGGTCGTAGCTCATGACACTCTAATCGTACGACCCAAATTTAAAACCATTCTAACCATCCGAACAAACCCATTTGATGCCGCGATCTATCTCGATAATGAGCTCATCGGTCACACCCCGCTTTCCTTCCCAATCGATCTTTCACCCGATAAGCAGCTCGTCATCAAAAAAGAGGGATTTCACGATCAGTTAGTTCGACTCAGCGATTTGAAAAATAATTCTATTCAGATCGATCTCATTCGCAATCAATACAACTGGGAGCTCAGTCAAACCAAATATAGACATCAAAAGCTAATAAAAAAATATTATCGTTCTATCAGCTATAGCCTCTGGGGTCTCAGCATCGTTACTGGGCTTTCTACGGTTTATTTCAAAGATCAGGCTGATGATTATTACCAAAAATATCTCGTTGCTGGATCCATGCAGCAAATGAATCGATACTATAGTGCTACTCGGCGTTATGATCGTTACACCTATATTTCCCTTGCTGCCTTGCAAGCATGTTTCGGTCTTTCATTTTATTTTTTGATGAAATCGCTCGATTAG